CCCAGCTTCCGACCACCGAACTCACCTGGTTTTCCAGGGTGTCTATCTCGGAATTGAAGACGTTCGACGTCGTGAAGACCGCCAGCAGCACCGACGCGGTCACCGCCGACGTGGTGGCCAGCGCCGGAAACCAGCGCAAATTGGCCAGACGGTTCCACCAGGCTTCAGCCTGGCAGCCACAGGTCGCCAGCACCCGGCGGCGAACCGCCGGATTGGGATCGGAAGGGGCGAGCGTGAAGCTGAGCAGGCTGGCGGTCTCTTCCAGTTCGCTGAGTTGCCGCGCGATTTCGGGCCGGGCGTCGAGGACCTGCTCCAGGTGCCGTTCGTCCTCCGGCTCGATGCAGCCGAGCGCGCGGGCGGCCAACAACTCCTCGATCCGTTGCATTTCACGGTCGCCGGCGTTCATCGCTGCACCGGACCTAGTAGCGGGCCACGTCTGAGAGCATTTCGCGCAGGCGCAGCATCCCGGCGCGCGTGCGCGATTTGACGGTGCCGAGCGGGATGCCGGCGGTGGCGGCGATTTCCGACTGGGTCAGTCCGTGGAAGTAGGCGAGTTCGATCACCTGGGCCTGCTCGGCGGGCAATTGTTCGCAAGCCTCGCGCACACGATCGCGCATCTGGGCGCCTATGACCGCCTTCTCGGGGTCGATTGCGTTCTGGTCGATTTCGGCTTCACGCTGCAGCCATTCGCCGGGAATGGTGCGCGGCCGGCTGCGCATCCGGCGCAGTTCGTCAAAGGTCAGGTTGCGACCGATGCGGAGCACCCAGGAGTCGAGTCGGCCGCGATCGGGATCGTAGGTGGAGATCCGCCGCCAAACCCGCACGAAGGTGTCCTGGACAATCTCGTCGGCGACCTCCGGGCCGACCCGCTGACGCGCCATTGCGTGCAGGAGGCCGGCCAGGCGGTCGTAGAGTTCGGCCAGGGCGGCGCCGTCGCGGTCCAGGATTCGCGCCGCCAGTTCGGCGTCGGCGCGCTTGCGGCAACTGGCCTCGTCACGGCAATCATTCTTGGCCGCGGACTGGTCAGTCCGGTGCGGGGAGGCGATTTTCGCCAGGTTGATCATGCGCCGATTCCGCCCTGCAGCCGACCCTTCCATGGTCGCCGAGACTAATCCCTACGTAAGGCTATACGCAATCCCGGCCGGGTCGGATCGAGCGGCCGCGCCACCCCCAAATCAAGACAGGACCCCCCACTGCCGCCGGTGTGCGCCCCTACAGTCCCCGGAATACCAGGTGGGTGCCCGCGGCCGACGGCGACGACTGCGAAAAGCCGTCCCCGCCACCAGCTAAGCTCCCTTCATAGAGCTGTTGGAACCAGCCAAGGGCTACAGATTGCCTTGCGGCGTCGGGAGTCCTGTCGCGCAAATTATGGCCAACCCGGTTCCCAGTCAGGGGCCACCGGCTCAGTCCTTGAGGCGCAGCCCCAGTTCCGCAAGTTGCCCGGCGGCTATCGCGCCGGGCGCCGACTGGGCCAGATCGACTCCGTCCTGAGTCTTGGGGAAAGCGACCACGTCACGGATCGAATCGTTGTCGGAAAGCAGCATCACCAGCCGATCGATTCCGGTAGCGATGCCGCCGTGGGGCGGAGCCCCGAAATCAAATGCGCGCAGCATCGGCCCGAAATTGGCCTCGATCTGTTCGGACGAATAACCGAGCAATTCGAAGACTCTGCGCTGCAGGTCCGCGTCGTGGATACGGATCGATCCGCCGCCCATCTCCCAGCCGTTGCAGACCAAGTCGTACTGCAGCGAAGGCGCCGATGCCGGATCTGATTCAAGCGTGTGCTCGGTCCCGGCCGGCATGCCGCAGAAGGGGTTGTGCGAGAAGGTGAAACCGTCGGCCGTGGCTTCAAGCAGCGGAAACCCGGTTACCCAGCAGAACTCGAGACGGCCTTGGTCGAGCATGCCCAGATGTTTGCCCGCAGCCACCCGCAGCCCGTCCAGGGCGGCATTGGTGACCGAATCCTGGTCGGCGACAATGCCGGCCAAATCGCCCCGTCCGAGATCGAGCCGCTGGGCGATGCGGGCAAGCAGTTCGGCGGGGACGGTCTTGGCCAGCGGGCCCCAGTAACCGGCCTCGCGATCGGCCAACCAGACGACTCCGCGTGCGCCGCGGCCGCGAGCCAACTCGGTCCAATCGTCGAGCTGGCGGCGGGTGAGGGAGGCGCAACCAGGAATTGACAGCGCCCGGACCCGTCCGCCTTCGGCCAGCGCGGTTGCAAACGCGCGGAATCCCGAGTCGGCGGCCAGGTCGGAGATGTCGCGGATTTCGAGGTCGACGCGCAGATCG
The Chloroflexota bacterium genome window above contains:
- a CDS encoding sigma-70 family RNA polymerase sigma factor gives rise to the protein MEGSAAGRNRRMINLAKIASPHRTDQSAAKNDCRDEASCRKRADAELAARILDRDGAALAELYDRLAGLLHAMARQRVGPEVADEIVQDTFVRVWRRISTYDPDRGRLDSWVLRIGRNLTFDELRRMRSRPRTIPGEWLQREAEIDQNAIDPEKAVIGAQMRDRVREACEQLPAEQAQVIELAYFHGLTQSEIAATAGIPLGTVKSRTRAGMLRLREMLSDVARY